In the [Clostridium] colinum genome, one interval contains:
- a CDS encoding UDP-N-acetylmuramoyl-tripeptide--D-alanyl-D-alanine ligase, with protein sequence MKPIFIEDVIKAVNGTISQNVNTDNIFIKNISTDTRSIKEGDLFIPIIGENFDGHNFIDVAFEKGASVCLSQKPIKTDNMVINVADTKEALKDLAMYYRNLFKIPIVALTGSAGKTTTKDMLASCLAQKYKVVKTEGNFNNEIGLPLTIFNIEEDTEIAILEMGMNHFGEIRALSKIAKPDIALITNIGVSHIENLGNREGILRAKYEIFDYLKNNGIKILNGDDDILCTLKEESDNTKAYFYSINKKLDAYATNIQQNGINGISATINYFDKNFDVNLKIPGEHTLSNALAVTLVCESLGLTEDEIKTGLETFKPSKMRMDIIKTNNYTIINDTYNANPNSMKATLDVLATTKGRKVAILGDMFELGTYTNDMHYDIGKYASDKCIDELIFIGNNSYYMLDGAKSNKNNTSNLNYFKTQEEFFDKIGNLLKQGDIILIKASRGMKLENTVEEIMRRENNGI encoded by the coding sequence ATGAAACCTATTTTTATTGAAGATGTTATAAAAGCAGTAAACGGTACTATAAGCCAAAATGTTAATACGGATAATATTTTTATAAAAAACATTTCCACAGATACAAGAAGCATAAAGGAAGGAGATTTATTTATACCTATAATAGGTGAAAATTTTGATGGACATAATTTTATAGATGTTGCATTTGAAAAAGGTGCTAGCGTTTGTCTTAGTCAAAAGCCTATAAAAACAGATAATATGGTAATAAATGTAGCAGATACAAAAGAAGCTTTAAAAGATTTAGCTATGTATTATAGAAATTTATTTAAAATACCTATTGTAGCTCTTACTGGAAGTGCGGGGAAAACAACAACAAAGGATATGTTAGCATCTTGTTTAGCTCAAAAATATAAAGTGGTAAAAACAGAAGGTAACTTTAATAATGAAATAGGTTTGCCATTAACTATTTTTAATATAGAAGAAGATACAGAAATAGCTATTTTGGAAATGGGAATGAACCATTTTGGAGAGATAAGAGCACTTAGCAAAATAGCAAAGCCAGATATAGCATTAATAACAAATATAGGAGTATCTCACATAGAAAATTTAGGAAATAGAGAAGGTATATTAAGAGCAAAATATGAAATATTTGATTATTTAAAAAATAATGGTATAAAAATATTAAATGGTGATGATGATATATTATGCACATTAAAAGAAGAAAGTGATAATACAAAAGCATATTTTTATAGCATTAATAAAAAATTAGATGCATATGCTACAAATATACAACAAAATGGTATTAATGGAATAAGTGCAACAATTAACTACTTTGATAAAAATTTCGATGTAAATTTAAAAATACCTGGTGAACATACTTTATCTAATGCATTAGCTGTAACATTAGTTTGCGAAAGCTTGGGGCTTACAGAAGATGAAATAAAAACAGGTCTTGAAACATTTAAGCCTAGCAAGATGAGAATGGATATTATAAAAACAAATAATTATACTATAATAAATGATACATATAATGCAAATCCTAACTCTATGAAAGCTACTTTAGATGTTTTAGCTACAACTAAAGGAAGAAAAGTTGCTATATTAGGTGATATGTTTGAGCTAGGAACTTATACAAATGATATGCATTATGATATTGGAAAATATGCCTCAGACAAATGTATAGATGAGCTTATATTTATAGGAAATAATAGTTATTATATGTTAGATGGAGCAAAAAGCAATAAAAATAATACATCTAATTTAAATTATTTTAAAACTCAAGAAGAATTTTTTGATAAAATAGGTAATCTTTTAAAACAAGGAGATATTATACTTATAAAAGCATCTAGAGGTATGAAGCTAGAAAATACAGTTGAGGAAATTATGAGGAGAGAAAACAATGGAATTTAA
- a CDS encoding UDP-N-acetylmuramoyl-L-alanyl-D-glutamate--2,6-diaminopimelate ligase: MILKDLLKNLKYIKLIGNENVDVLHLTIDSRQVKKGSMYCAIKGFNVDGHKFIQNAINSGASLILCEDIDNISQNENIAILQVENCRKALATIAKNFYNNPTKNINLIGVTGTNGKTSTTYFLEQVLLEYKKTVGIIGTIEIRENAKKIDFDFATSTTPDTIELNQLFDKMVNDGIENIVMEVSSHALELYKVEECNFNIGIFTNLTQDHLDLHKNMQNYCNAKSKLFDMCKIGIINADDKYANDIVKNANCKVFRYSIENDSDLKAINIQYFMDKVTFDIKYNGKIESFILNIPGRFSVYNSLGVIGACLMQGIPMETIKAGIKNIKGVAGRIQTIPNDKGFNVIVDYAHTPDGLENIIKSVREFTKGRVITIFGCGGDRDRKKRSIMGEISAKLSDYTIITSDNPRSEIPEDIIDEIEKGVKPITNNYEKITGRREAIYKGISMANVNDSIIIAGKGHENYEIFADRTIHFDDAEVATEALEDL, encoded by the coding sequence ATGATATTAAAAGATTTGTTAAAAAATTTAAAATACATAAAATTAATAGGAAATGAAAATGTAGACGTATTACATCTTACGATTGATTCGAGGCAAGTAAAAAAGGGTTCAATGTATTGTGCTATAAAAGGGTTTAATGTAGATGGGCACAAATTTATTCAAAATGCAATAAATAGTGGAGCTTCATTAATACTTTGTGAGGATATAGATAATATAAGCCAAAATGAAAATATAGCTATTTTACAAGTTGAAAATTGTAGAAAAGCTTTAGCAACAATAGCTAAAAATTTTTATAATAATCCTACTAAAAATATAAATTTAATAGGTGTTACAGGTACTAATGGAAAAACAAGCACAACTTATTTTTTAGAACAAGTATTATTAGAATATAAAAAAACAGTGGGTATTATAGGTACTATTGAAATTAGAGAAAATGCTAAAAAAATAGATTTTGATTTTGCAACAAGTACAACACCAGATACTATAGAATTAAATCAACTTTTTGATAAAATGGTAAATGATGGTATAGAAAATATTGTTATGGAAGTATCTTCTCATGCTTTAGAGCTTTATAAAGTAGAAGAATGTAATTTTAATATAGGTATTTTTACAAACTTAACACAAGACCATTTAGATTTACATAAAAATATGCAAAACTATTGTAATGCAAAAAGTAAATTATTTGATATGTGTAAAATAGGTATAATAAATGCAGATGATAAATATGCAAATGATATAGTAAAAAATGCTAATTGTAAAGTATTTAGATATAGTATAGAAAATGATAGTGACTTAAAGGCTATAAACATACAATATTTTATGGATAAAGTAACATTTGATATAAAATATAATGGAAAAATAGAAAGTTTTATTTTAAATATACCAGGTAGATTTAGTGTTTATAATTCCCTAGGTGTTATAGGAGCTTGTTTAATGCAAGGTATACCAATGGAGACTATAAAAGCAGGAATAAAAAACATAAAAGGTGTAGCAGGAAGAATTCAGACTATACCAAATGATAAAGGGTTTAATGTTATTGTAGATTATGCTCATACACCAGATGGTCTTGAAAATATAATAAAATCTGTTAGAGAATTTACTAAAGGTAGAGTTATAACTATTTTTGGTTGTGGTGGAGATAGAGATAGAAAAAAACGCAGTATTATGGGAGAAATATCTGCAAAATTATCAGATTATACTATAATTACATCAGATAATCCTCGTTCTGAAATACCTGAAGATATAATTGATGAAATAGAAAAAGGGGTTAAACCAATAACTAATAATTATGAAAAGATAACAGGACGTAGAGAAGCTATTTATAAAGGGATTTCTATGGCAAATGTTAATGATAGTATTATAATTGCTGGGAAAGGACACGAAAACTATGAAATTTTTGCCGATAGGACAATACACTTTGATGATGCAGAGGTAGCAACAGAAGCTTTGGAGGATTTGTAA
- a CDS encoding DUF2085 domain-containing protein → MVNKIWLILMEFFSFSCHQLPERSFFIKGYQMPVCTRCVGVFISSILAIIVFFKKKISFMLSILMSLVMLIDWSLQFFNIKSSTNTRRLITGLIGGFGYTMINLKFFKWLLNKSKVN, encoded by the coding sequence ATGGTTAATAAAATATGGTTAATATTAATGGAATTTTTTAGCTTTAGTTGTCATCAGCTTCCTGAAAGAAGTTTTTTTATTAAAGGTTATCAAATGCCTGTTTGTACAAGATGTGTAGGAGTTTTTATATCTTCAATACTTGCTATAATAGTATTTTTTAAGAAAAAAATATCATTTATGTTAAGTATCTTAATGTCATTAGTAATGCTTATAGACTGGTCATTACAATTTTTTAATATTAAAAGTTCAACTAATACAAGGCGCCTAATAACTGGTTTAATAGGTGGTTTTGGTTATACAATGATAAATCTTAAATTTTTTAAATGGCTATTAAATAAATCTAAAGTTAATTAA
- the rplT gene encoding 50S ribosomal protein L20 has translation MARIKGAMNARKKHKKVLKMAKGFVGARNKQYRIAKQSVMRAMAHAFAGRKQTKREYRRLWITRINAAARINGLSYSKFMNGIKNAGININRKMLAEMAVNDANAFAKLVETAKANIK, from the coding sequence ATGGCTAGAATTAAAGGTGCTATGAATGCACGTAAAAAACATAAAAAAGTTTTAAAAATGGCTAAGGGGTTTGTTGGCGCTAGAAATAAACAATACAGAATAGCTAAACAATCTGTTATGCGTGCTATGGCTCATGCTTTTGCAGGTAGAAAACAAACTAAAAGAGAATATAGAAGACTTTGGATTACAAGAATTAACGCTGCAGCTAGAATAAATGGTTTATCATATAGCAAATTTATGAATGGTATTAAAAATGCAGGTATTAATATTAACAGAAAAATGCTTGCAGAAATGGCTGTAAATGATGCAAATGCTTTTGCTAAACTTGTAGAAACAGCTAAAGCTAATATTAAATAG
- the rpmI gene encoding 50S ribosomal protein L35, whose protein sequence is MPKLKTKKAVSKRVSITGTGKLKKTKANKQHILTKKSTKRKRGLRKSNLVDKSNMKQMKKVLPYI, encoded by the coding sequence ATGCCTAAATTAAAAACAAAAAAAGCAGTTTCTAAACGTGTTTCTATTACTGGTACTGGTAAATTAAAGAAAACTAAAGCTAATAAACAACACATATTAACTAAAAAATCTACAAAAAGAAAAAGAGGACTTAGAAAATCTAACTTAGTAGATAAATCTAATATGAAACAAATGAAAAAAGTATTACCTTATATTTAA
- the infC gene encoding translation initiation factor IF-3, with protein MINEQIKDREVRVIGDDGKQLGIMSSREAQALADDRNLDLVKISPTAKPPVCRIMDYSKFKFDKAKKEKETRKKQKVVSVKELRLSPNIDKHDVQVKVKKAIEFLKNGDKVKISIKFRGRELGHTDIANDIMDNFAQQVSEYGIVEKAPKLEAKSMAMFLGPKA; from the coding sequence ATGATTAACGAACAAATCAAGGATAGGGAAGTTAGAGTTATAGGTGATGACGGAAAACAACTTGGAATTATGTCGTCTAGAGAAGCTCAAGCTTTAGCAGATGATAGAAATTTAGATTTAGTTAAAATTTCACCAACGGCTAAACCACCTGTTTGTAGAATAATGGACTATAGTAAATTTAAATTTGATAAAGCTAAAAAAGAAAAGGAAACTCGTAAAAAGCAAAAAGTAGTTTCTGTTAAAGAGTTACGTTTATCCCCTAATATAGATAAGCACGACGTGCAAGTTAAAGTAAAAAAAGCAATAGAGTTCCTTAAAAATGGTGATAAAGTTAAAATTAGTATAAAATTTAGAGGTAGAGAACTTGGGCACACAGACATTGCAAATGATATTATGGACAATTTTGCACAGCAAGTTAGCGAATATGGTATTGTAGAGAAAGCTCCTAAATTAGAAGCTAAGTCTATGGCAATGTTTTTAGGGCCTAAAGCATAA
- a CDS encoding PoNe immunity protein domain-containing protein: MLGYLCIKVAILVKMYNLDDEILKECDYYPYELAHFEG; this comes from the coding sequence ATGTTAGGGTATTTGTGCATAAAGGTAGCAATCCTTGTAAAAATGTATAATTTAGATGATGAAATATTAAAAGAATGTGATTATTATCCATATGAGCTAGCACATTTTGAGGGGTAA
- a CDS encoding GatB/YqeY domain-containing protein: MSLKEQLFADLKEAMKQKDNILKDTIQMVRAGILQIEKDQKIELEDDGVIEVIIKEIKKCNDVLPDFEKSGRQDLIDELNQKLTILKSYLPEQLSVDEINQIVLCAIKETNSSSMKDMGKVMKLVSDKTKGRADNKTISEVVKKLLQQ; encoded by the coding sequence ATGTCATTAAAAGAACAGCTTTTTGCTGATTTGAAGGAGGCTATGAAGCAAAAGGATAATATCCTAAAAGATACCATCCAGATGGTTCGTGCTGGTATTCTTCAAATCGAGAAAGACCAAAAAATTGAACTTGAAGATGACGGTGTTATTGAAGTTATTATCAAAGAAATTAAAAAATGCAATGATGTGCTTCCTGACTTTGAAAAAAGTGGCAGACAAGATTTAATTGATGAATTAAACCAAAAACTCACGATTTTAAAATCTTACCTTCCCGAACAGTTAAGCGTTGATGAAATCAACCAAATTGTTTTATGTGCAATAAAAGAAACTAATTCTAGCTCTATGAAAGATATGGGAAAAGTAATGAAATTAGTTTCTGATAAGACAAAAGGTCGAGCAGATAATAAAACGATAAGTGAAGTTGTAAAAAAACTTTTACAACAATAA
- the rpsU gene encoding 30S ribosomal protein S21, whose protein sequence is MSEVRVKENESLDSALRRFKRSCAKAGIMGEVRKREAYDKPSVKRKKKSEAARKRKFN, encoded by the coding sequence ATGTCAGAAGTTAGAGTTAAAGAAAATGAATCTTTAGATAGCGCTCTTCGTAGATTTAAAAGAAGCTGTGCTAAAGCTGGTATCATGGGCGAAGTTCGTAAAAGAGAAGCTTATGATAAACCTAGCGTTAAACGTAAGAAAAAGTCTGAAGCAGCTAGAAAACGTAAATTTAACTAA
- the bcp gene encoding thioredoxin-dependent thiol peroxidase, producing MLNVGDKAPNFTLPDKDGKEVSLSDFLGKKVVLYFYPKDNTPGCSKQACGFSENLEQFNDNNTVIIGISKDSQKSHQNFIAKYNLNIILLSDTERKVIEDYGVWQEKKLYGKVSMGVVRTTFIIDELGNIEKIYDKVKASENPKETLEYIKSNK from the coding sequence ATGTTAAATGTAGGAGATAAAGCTCCAAATTTTACTTTACCAGATAAAGATGGTAAAGAAGTTAGTTTAAGTGATTTTCTAGGTAAAAAGGTAGTACTATATTTTTATCCTAAAGATAATACTCCAGGGTGTAGCAAACAAGCCTGTGGATTTTCTGAAAATTTAGAACAATTTAATGACAACAATACAGTTATTATTGGAATAAGCAAAGATAGCCAAAAATCACATCAAAATTTTATTGCAAAATATAATTTAAATATAATTCTTTTGTCTGATACTGAAAGAAAAGTAATAGAAGACTATGGGGTTTGGCAAGAGAAAAAACTTTATGGTAAAGTTAGTATGGGTGTTGTGAGAACAACCTTTATTATAGATGAGTTAGGAAACATAGAAAAAATATATGATAAAGTGAAAGCAAGTGAAAACCCTAAAGAAACTTTAGAATATATAAAGAGTAATAAATAA
- the yaaA gene encoding peroxide stress protein YaaA — translation MVIILSPAKNIKIRNFEGFDFEEPIFYKETKQIYNNLNTLEPHNIESIMKVNKEIAFKTFINIKDFNIDKKQGHALKSYDGLVFKNIEVEKFNNEDITFANEHLRILSGFYGVLKPLTYIQPYRLEMGCKISIDNAKNLYEFWEDKIYKKISSINEPIVNLASKEYSKTITPFLKSTDKFINIDFFIFKNGKYRTVATSAKMARGQMTKFIIKNKINDIEKIKDFYYNEYQYNKNLSNDNNFVFTN, via the coding sequence ATGGTTATTATTTTATCTCCAGCAAAAAATATAAAAATTAGAAATTTTGAAGGATTTGATTTTGAAGAACCTATTTTTTATAAAGAAACAAAACAAATATATAATAATTTAAACACTCTTGAGCCACATAATATAGAAAGTATAATGAAAGTTAATAAAGAAATTGCTTTTAAAACTTTTATAAATATTAAAGACTTTAATATAGATAAAAAACAAGGGCATGCATTAAAATCTTATGATGGATTAGTATTTAAAAATATAGAGGTAGAAAAATTTAATAACGAAGATATAACATTTGCTAATGAACATTTAAGAATATTAAGTGGTTTTTATGGTGTATTAAAGCCTCTTACATACATACAACCTTATAGGCTAGAAATGGGATGTAAAATATCTATTGATAATGCTAAAAATCTTTATGAATTTTGGGAAGATAAAATATATAAGAAAATATCAAGTATAAATGAGCCAATAGTAAATTTAGCATCTAAAGAATATAGCAAGACTATAACTCCATTTTTAAAAAGTACAGATAAATTTATAAACATAGATTTTTTTATTTTTAAAAATGGCAAATATAGAACAGTTGCAACGTCTGCTAAAATGGCTAGAGGGCAAATGACAAAATTTATTATAAAAAATAAAATAAACGATATAGAAAAAATAAAAGACTTTTATTATAATGAGTATCAATACAATAAAAATTTATCTAATGATAATAACTTTGTATTTACAAATTAA
- a CDS encoding aspartate kinase — protein sequence MLIVKKFGGTSVATPERVKNAAKRIVDEYDKGNKVVVVLSAQGDTTDKLIEKAKEINPKYSKREMDMLLATGEQQSVALMAMTIHAMGYPAISLNANQCDICATSNYGNARIESINTNRIQAELDKKNIVIITGFQGINKYGDITTLGRGGSDTSAVALAATLKADLCEIFTDVDGVYTGDPRIIKNAKKLDAISYDEMLELASLGAKVLHNRSVELAKKYNVNLVVRSSLTNEEGTVVKEEAFVEKMIVTGVAVDKNVARISVIGVPDVTGMAFKIFSNLSKFKVSVDIILQSIGRDSTKDISFTVSRDELEPALLALEDLKGKVPFESISYDKSIAKVSIVGAGMDTNSGVASDLFEALFSSAINVNMISTSEIKISVLVDEKDAERSANAIHDKFVK from the coding sequence TTGTTAATTGTTAAAAAATTTGGCGGAACTTCTGTTGCCACTCCAGAAAGAGTTAAAAACGCTGCTAAAAGAATAGTAGATGAATACGACAAAGGTAACAAAGTTGTTGTTGTTCTTTCTGCTCAAGGAGATACTACAGATAAGCTTATAGAAAAAGCTAAAGAGATAAATCCTAAATATTCAAAACGTGAAATGGATATGCTCCTTGCTACTGGTGAACAACAGTCCGTTGCCTTGATGGCTATGACTATACATGCTATGGGTTATCCTGCTATTTCTTTAAATGCTAATCAATGCGATATTTGTGCAACATCTAATTATGGTAATGCTAGAATAGAAAGTATAAACACTAATAGAATTCAGGCCGAACTTGATAAAAAAAATATCGTTATTATAACAGGCTTTCAAGGTATAAACAAATATGGCGATATAACAACTCTCGGTAGAGGTGGGTCTGACACTTCTGCTGTTGCCCTTGCTGCTACATTAAAAGCGGATTTATGTGAAATATTTACAGATGTAGACGGTGTTTATACTGGTGACCCAAGAATTATAAAAAATGCAAAAAAACTTGATGCTATAAGCTATGATGAAATGTTAGAGCTTGCATCTTTAGGTGCTAAAGTTCTTCATAATCGTTCAGTAGAATTAGCTAAAAAATATAATGTAAACTTAGTAGTACGTTCTAGTTTAACAAATGAAGAAGGAACTGTTGTAAAGGAGGAAGCTTTCGTGGAAAAAATGATTGTTACTGGTGTGGCGGTTGATAAAAATGTAGCTAGAATATCTGTAATAGGTGTACCTGATGTTACTGGAATGGCATTTAAAATATTTTCTAACTTATCAAAATTCAAAGTTAGTGTAGATATTATTCTTCAATCTATTGGTAGAGATAGCACAAAGGATATATCCTTTACTGTATCTAGAGATGAATTAGAGCCGGCCCTTTTAGCTTTAGAAGATTTAAAAGGTAAAGTACCTTTTGAAAGTATTAGCTATGATAAAAGCATTGCAAAAGTGTCTATTGTTGGTGCGGGTATGGATACAAACTCTGGTGTTGCCTCAGATTTATTTGAAGCTTTATTTTCTTCTGCTATTAATGTAAATATGATATCCACATCTGAGATAAAAATTTCTGTTTTAGTTGATGAAAAAGATGCTGAACGTTCTGCTAACGCTATTCACGATAAATTTGTAAAATAA
- a CDS encoding penicillin-binding transpeptidase domain-containing protein, which produces MLIITFGLIFVGIFRVMAIKTNSGDEFEKRAIENQINKVTDKTINANRGSILDRNNQPLAISSTVFNVALDLRILSELKPEETTTIFTKVSKILNMNINELNQYLIKDANGKLKPENDTHWKIIKKKIPYDVGKKLEAEKLTGVHLEADTQRNYPQNNTASQTIGFIMGDTSWGLEKFYNEQLTGTPGRIYRTYETNTSIVTNDIEPIKGNDVVTTIDLTLQQYAEEIVKNTYKSLSPNHTPQNVSLILMNPKTGEILSMAQYPNFNLNNPNQISLLEDSSYKANFEKLPSDEQLKIKNSIWKNFAITDAFEPGSTFKAITVAAALEEGIISPNQTFYCAGYKKVADYTIRCHKRDGHGTLNLTEALEKSCNMAMLDIADKMGRNIFYKYQRDFGFGYRTGIDLYGEVKADTYILPVEKLNITELATSAFGQTFTATPIQIITAFAATINGGNLMRPYLVSQIIDENGNIVEEKGPEVVRKVISEDTSNFLRVAMIETLEQGGTGYKANIKGYNIGGKTATAQQGRRSDNIYTLGFAAYLPAEDPQYLMLATIDKPKDYIKAPPGTVSPVPMVKEFSQKIIEYKAIPPSDTSLIKEDNKTSNNQVLLKDYTNKSLKEAIQMLNSSGLDFQIVGGGGDTVVKQIPAPNTAIDKDSKVLLYVQSKSDGKELIAVPDVKNLSLDEATKLIKELGFEASVIQEQLNEKEKNMENKNNNNIEDEQNIEANSNDKTKENNSSKKVFEQIPEAGIFIEKGSIIKIKVK; this is translated from the coding sequence ATGTTAATTATTACTTTTGGGTTAATATTTGTTGGAATATTTAGAGTTATGGCTATAAAAACTAATAGTGGTGATGAGTTTGAAAAAAGGGCAATAGAAAACCAAATAAACAAAGTTACAGATAAAACAATAAATGCTAATAGGGGAAGTATATTAGATAGAAATAATCAACCTTTAGCAATAAGCTCAACTGTTTTTAATGTAGCATTAGATTTACGAATATTATCAGAGCTAAAGCCAGAAGAAACAACAACTATTTTTACAAAAGTATCTAAAATTTTAAATATGAATATTAATGAATTAAATCAATATTTAATAAAAGATGCAAATGGAAAATTAAAACCAGAAAATGATACTCATTGGAAAATTATTAAAAAGAAAATACCTTATGATGTTGGTAAAAAATTAGAAGCAGAAAAGCTAACAGGAGTTCATTTGGAAGCAGATACACAAAGAAATTATCCACAAAATAATACAGCATCTCAAACAATTGGATTTATTATGGGAGATACAAGCTGGGGATTAGAAAAATTTTATAATGAACAATTAACAGGTACACCAGGTAGAATTTATAGAACATATGAAACTAACACTTCAATTGTTACTAATGATATAGAGCCTATAAAAGGTAATGATGTAGTTACTACTATAGACCTTACATTACAACAATATGCTGAAGAAATTGTAAAAAATACTTATAAATCTTTATCACCAAACCATACACCTCAAAATGTATCTTTAATACTTATGAACCCTAAAACAGGTGAAATATTATCTATGGCACAATATCCAAACTTTAATTTAAATAATCCAAATCAAATATCGTTATTAGAAGACTCTAGCTATAAAGCTAATTTTGAAAAGCTACCTTCTGATGAACAATTAAAAATAAAAAATTCAATTTGGAAAAATTTTGCCATTACAGATGCTTTTGAACCAGGCTCAACATTTAAAGCTATAACAGTTGCAGCGGCATTAGAAGAGGGGATTATAAGCCCTAATCAAACTTTTTATTGCGCAGGGTATAAAAAAGTAGCAGACTATACTATAAGGTGTCATAAAAGAGATGGACACGGCACACTTAATCTTACAGAAGCTTTAGAAAAATCTTGTAATATGGCTATGTTAGATATAGCAGATAAAATGGGAAGAAATATTTTTTATAAGTATCAAAGAGATTTTGGGTTTGGATACAGGACAGGAATAGATTTATATGGTGAAGTAAAAGCAGATACTTATATTTTACCAGTAGAAAAATTAAATATTACAGAGTTGGCAACAAGTGCTTTTGGACAAACTTTTACGGCAACACCAATTCAAATAATAACGGCTTTTGCAGCTACTATTAATGGTGGAAACCTTATGAGACCATATTTGGTATCTCAAATAATAGATGAAAATGGAAATATTGTTGAAGAAAAAGGACCAGAAGTTGTTAGAAAAGTTATATCAGAAGATACATCTAATTTCTTAAGAGTTGCTATGATAGAAACTTTAGAGCAAGGGGGTACAGGATATAAAGCTAATATAAAAGGGTATAATATAGGGGGTAAAACAGCAACGGCTCAACAAGGAAGACGTTCGGATAATATATATACACTTGGGTTTGCAGCTTATTTACCAGCAGAAGACCCACAATATCTTATGTTAGCTACAATAGATAAACCGAAAGATTATATAAAAGCACCTCCTGGTACAGTTTCACCAGTTCCTATGGTTAAAGAATTTTCACAAAAAATTATAGAGTATAAAGCTATACCACCGTCAGATACAAGCTTGATAAAAGAAGATAATAAAACATCTAATAATCAAGTTTTATTAAAAGATTATACAAACAAAAGTTTAAAAGAAGCTATACAAATGTTAAATTCTTCAGGATTAGACTTTCAAATAGTTGGTGGTGGTGGAGATACAGTTGTAAAACAAATACCAGCACCTAATACAGCTATAGATAAAGATAGTAAAGTTTTATTATACGTACAGTCTAAAAGTGATGGAAAAGAGCTTATAGCTGTGCCAGATGTTAAAAACTTATCTTTAGATGAGGCAACAAAGCTAATAAAAGAGCTTGGATTTGAAGCCTCTGTTATACAAGAACAATTAAATGAAAAAGAAAAAAATATGGAAAATAAAAATAATAATAATATAGAAGATGAGCAAAATATAGAAGCAAACTCTAATGATAAAACAAAAGAAAATAATAGTAGTAAAAAAGTTTTTGAACAAATTCCTGAGGCTGGAATTTTTATAGAAAAAGGAAGTATAATAAAAATAAAAGTAAAATAG